GTTCGGAACGCTGGGGGATCCCACGTGACTCGGTCCCGGCTCCGCCATGTTTGTTGGGGGCAGAGAAGCCCGACAAGGCAAACCTGCCGCGCAGAGGGGGGCGGAGCTATCTGCGTCACGTGTCCTCGGCTGCTGCCTGTGAGCGGCCACCGTTGGGACTTGGCGCCAAACGGGGGGCGGGGTCGGACAGGGGAAAGGCGGGAAAAGGGCCTATTGTCTCCGTGAGGGGGCGGTGCCTCCTGAGGGAGCGAGACCCCACCCCGAGCCCTAGAGTGTGTGGTGCGGGGGGCAGTcatccctccaacccccccaagcgctgggggggggggttactcaTTCATCCCCCACCCTGAGAtccaaggtgggggtgggggggaaggtgcctgcagagtgtgtgtgtctctctctctcacacacacacacacactctcttcccccccccaagtgctggagggaggggggccgtGGCACTGATTTCCCCTTGATGGTGCTGTCTCCTCACACAGGTTGGGTAGGAGGCCCCACTAGACTTACATCGTGTAAACGTAGCCATTGGCCTTGGCTATGGGTTGCCTGGTCTGTGGCCCTATGGCTTCCACTCCTGCGCCAGGCCTGGCTTTGATAGGAGCCTGACTTTGTGACCTGCTCATTGTGAAGATGCCTCAGTGCTTGGCatagccagggggagggggggggctgtatAAGTGATTAACACCAATGGGCTGAGTCTCAGATACCCCTTTATATGGGGTCCCTAGGATCCCTTTTCTAGAAGTCAGGAGTTCTGAAGGGCAGACTTTAAATGACTTACACAAGGCCGGGGCAGTGTAGGATTTGGAATTCAAGGGTGTAGGTACCATACCCACAGGCCACACATATATCTCTGTACTTGCAGCCCCAGGTACGGCTGTAGTTCTCTACAAAATAACTATCCTAACTTGTACAGCATGGGTTAGGAAGGGTGGTTTAGTGGGTGGGGCACTGGAGAGCTGAGTTAATTCTCATCTCCCCTACAAATTTCCTATCTGACCATGTATGAGTGAAAGTGCCCTGTGTTTTCATTCCCTACCTGGAATACTACTTCCTTATCTCTGTGTTGGGATGATAAAGTCCATTAATAACTGAGATACTGTGGCAGTGAGAGctgtataagtacctagatagcaTCCTGTGTCACTGAAAGGGTTGTCTACTTACAAATTTTATGTAATCTGAATTGGCTTCCTAAAACCAGATTGGTTATTTTGGTGCAACACTGTTTAGATGCTCTTCCTTTGTTTGAAACCTGTGAGTGTCAAACCACAAAACTGCACTAATTGCTTTAACTAACCTGGGTTTTAAATTGTGCAGGTAGGTAAAAGTAAACAGATGCAATGTTGTGCAGCCAGGCCTAAAGAAAGGTGCTGAGCCTAACTGAATTGTGCATACAAAGCAGCATGCCTTGTTAGCAAATCCCCACTTAGCACCTGCTGTCCCCTCTCCTTAGGACATACTCTAATGTAGCTCCTCTGGCTATTAGGACTCGGCTCCATGTGGTCCTGCTGGGTGATGGCTCATAGTAAAGAGGGCACATTTTGTAATCCCATCTTCGAGACAGAGATAGGAAACAGGCTGCATTGGCTACCTCAACTACTGTGCTCTCTTTTAAGGGCTATTGTCCCATTAAGTTCTTCTGACAAAAACCTCAGATTATGTAAAGcgaaaagtgcttttaaaaaaaatctatttgcaaTCTATACTGCTACACTTGAAGTAGTTTGGGAGGGGAAGTGTACTTTCAAAGTGAGAATGGCACTTGAGTCCACCCTAAGAAGATGCATGGGAAAAtttagtgcttttttttttttttaagcactagATGAGATGTTTGCTAAACTCCAGAATAGTGGTCCTGTGGGCTAGAGCTAGCTACATGCATGATGCTGGCTTCCTATTGCCAGCTACAAAGCTGCCTTAAAATAGGTAAAACGTATTCATTATTTCCCATGTAAGCAGTTGCTGTGGTGCAGTTGATTCTGAGTGGGATGGGAGGTGTTCATGAATGGGTGAGCTAGCCAGCAGTCCAAGACTACCTCGTCTTAAAATTAGGGCTGATCAAAATCTTTCAGTCAACTTCTTTTGACGGAAAACTGGGTTTTTAACTAAAGAAAAACTTAAGTGAAAAGGGTCTGGTTCTCCCTACTTACTTTCTTATTAGAAAATCAGCAATTTTTGTTTGGGAGGGGAAAACTGAAGTGTTGGTTATTGATGAAAAGTCAATTTTCTACATAAATTTCTGATCCGCTATAATTACAGTATGGTCCACAGTGTAAGCAAGCTTGCAGATACCTATTCTGGAAGGTCAGAAGTCTGAAATTGTGCACTAGATTTCTCATATTACTGATTCTGGAAATGTGAACTTCTAGTCACTTCGTCACCACTTGGTAACACCGTGTACAACACTGCAAATCCATTCTAATTGCTTGTTGAATCTTCAGTTGTAGAATGgaagaggaattggctgctcccTCCACTTCTGCAGACAAAACTGATAGGTAAGGGATTTGTGAGTTAGCAGGCTAAGGTtggcaaacaaaaaaaatagggTAATAGTGGATCTTATttcaaattaatatttaaatctGACATTGTGCTTAGCTCTAGATATTAAAGGCTATAGATGTCTCATGTTGCCTTACAAGAAACCACAGTTTAGGAATACTCTTCTGTTCCCCCTTTCTGGGCTAACACCGGTTAAGTCCTTATTCCAGAGAAACACTGTATTAACAGCCTTTGATTCCTTCTGCTGGTAGCTGTAGCACAAAAGTTTGCTCTAGGCATGGCTGCATGAcaaatgtgtggggtttttttaatgggTGATTATAGGCCAACATTCCACTTTTATGCAGGTGAGCTTCGTGTCTTCATGAACTGTCCCCTTCTTTCTGCAGGACTTCATACAGTTTTCTGTCATATTTTCAATGTAAACAACTCTTCTCATATTGGAGTGTTGTATATAAGCCTCTGACTTAGCAGCAGACTGAAAGTTGGCTATTGCATTAAGCAGTCTTTCTTTGATCTGCTTCTGGGATCTGCTTCTTGCAGTTAACGGTTAAATATATTCTAATGTGAGAAATGGAAAAATCTTTGTCCCCTTAGTGCTGGTGCTCATGAAAGTTCTCCAACAGTAACTGAAGAATCAtgtgtggggaggctcactaTTTAGCACTTCTGTACACATTGCTGGTTGATGTTTGACTCTTGGTGGGCAGAGTTGGATGGCTGGATTTAAAGATTCTGGGAAATGGAAGTGTGTGACTGAACAGAAGGGGGCTACAAACATTCCTCCAGTTTGTACACTTAGAGATGTTCTCGCAACTGTACAGTGACTAACCCAGCCTGTGTTCTATAACTTTACAGTATGGATGTGGATGGAGAAGCCAAGAAACTACTGGGCTTAGGACAGAAACACTTGGTATTGGGAAATATTCCAGCAGCTGTTAATGCATTCCAGGAAGCTGCTAGTATATTGTAAGTAActgaacacattatttttttacttGGATTCTCGTTTTGGGCACATCACTGAAGTGAATCAAGCTGAAATGTAGATACTTAACTCAGGCCTAGATAAGCTATGTTTAAAGGTAGTTTGCAAGTATCTGAATACAATTACCTGCAAAACTGAGGATTGTACCAGGTCTATGTAGATTTCTTTTGAAATAAGTGTCTAAGCAGCACAAATAATGTCTTAACTATTGGAGTAGTGACCTACAGTGCCTCAGAAATCAACATATCAAGAAACCAAACCAGCCCATACATTGCAAAATAAGGAATGTTCTGCAATGCAAATCTCCTTAGTCTAATCACTAGAGAAACATAATCTATAAATTGCAAGCAAAGCAGAGACAAATTGCTTAACCTCTAGAGGAAAAGAGCATTTAGAACAGAAGACAGTCTTGAAAACCCACTATCAGGTGCTGTAAGCAACCAGAACTTCCAGTAGAACCCATTACAGTTATCAGAAGGGAGAGAACTGCCATTTGCCTAAGGGTGGAGGTCACATGGGAGGTAACAGCTTGGAAATTGACCTGCCCACCCAGAAAAGATTTAAATGTTGCATATCTGGCAATGTAAAGGTAATTCAAAACATGGTGCAAATAAGTTGTATTAACTTCTATCTTACTTTGTAGGGGTAAAAAGTATGGCGAGACCGCAGATCAATGTGCAGAGGCTTTTTTTTACTATGGAAAATCTCTCCTGGAGTTAGCAAGGTATGCTAACAAAGACCCTCTAGTTGGCTTATCAGTCCTCTGAATACATAGTATACCTCTTCCTGGATTTTGACATCTTAAGATggtattttaatttctttataaAGGGGATACAAGTGGGGGAGTACTTTGATAGTAGCAACTGAAAATTTTAGTTTGGAGCCTTTTGGATGAAACAACAGTTAAATGTAATTGcctctcttaaaaataaaaatgttaaatgcgGTAGCTGTACCTTACAGGTGGGGAATGGGCATTAGAATAAGGGGGTAGGTTATTGATAGAACTCTTGAACTCAAGGAAAAATAGGAGAAATATAATCTGTAGGACGGGGCAGGCAAAAGGGAACTGTTCTTACCTAGATCACTAGCAAAAGTCTAACCGGAGTCACTGGGCACCAGTCCATCTATCCTAAATATTTTTAGAGCATCATCACCATGTCCTCTTGCCACACACGTATGGCACGATGCTCAGTATCTACTGAAATCAAGAGTCTGGCCTGGAATAGGAGGCTTTTGTAGGCTAGAACAGGGGTACAGTAGAATACCTGTAGGTGGGAGAGGTGCTAGGTAGAGCAGTCAAATGCTATGTTCCTTTGAGCACAAAATGTATTCCTTGGTGCTTGTGTGCAGTTGACTTGCTTCTGTTTTTCTAGAATGGAGAATGGTGTATTGGGAAATGCCTTGGAAGGAGTGCAAGTGGAAGAAGAAGGAGAAAAAGCAGAAGATGACTCAATGGTAGAAAATGCTGATAACATAGATGGTATGTAGAGCTGTCTAACATGCCATAGAGATGCCAAGCTGTATTGCCTTGTGTAAATATTGGACCTGGATTCTTTACTTTGCTGCCCTAGATGATCTGAAACTTTGTACCAAAACTTTTAGCAGATGGAAGAGTCTTGTTCTATAAGTTTTTCCCAAAACTagctaaaagattttttttattttgcaagaaACTCTTCTTTCACACTAGTTTTGAGTCAAGGGGTCACAAAATTTGTCAATTGTGAGGCATTACACTCAAACTTCCTTTCCTGTTCTAATCTTTCAGCCAGCTAGGACTGCTTTGTGCACTTGCAGCAGTACAGTGGCATGTGGTGTCATTCATTTAAGTTGGTCATAAGGGGAGAATTTATTTTGGGTCAGACTCACCAAACTGTCCTCTCTGTAAAAGTTCAAGGGCAGTTTTCATTCAATAGTACATTGCAGAGGATTACTGCACAAGGAGGTTTTTATCCATCTAGACAAATGGATTTAACTTGGCATCTCTTGCTCAGCTGTGACTAAAAATGCTAATGCATAAAACTGTATATTGCTTGAGTGGTCATTTACAAGACCGTAGTATCTCCCAGAGTTTGTTGCTTGGGACCCAGCttctttagattttaaaaaagaatcgaGTTTAGGAACATGTGCTATACACACACATTGGAGGGTCTCTGAGGGTGGTATTTTCAATTTCCATTAATGCTTTTATCACTAAACTCGAAGAAATGTTTATGCTTCATCTTCCTTAACTATGTAGAAGAAGCAAGGGAGGAGTTGAGAGAGCAGGTATATAACGCCATGGGGGAAAAGGAAGAATCCAAAAAATCTGCAGAAGAGTCTCCAGTACTGAGTGCAGCTGGGAAGGAAACAGAAGGAGAGGATGTGGAGATGGGAGGAAAAACAAGAGAAGAAGAAGCAATTGCTGGCATAGAGACAAAGCTTAAAGAGAAGGCAGAAGAGCAGGTAGAGGCAGATATGCAGGAGAAGACAGTGGCAGAAGAGCAAGTGGCAGAAGCTATAGGAGAGCAGGCAGAGGTGGCTGTGGAAAAGGAGGCGTTGGCAGAAGAGCAGGTGACAGAAGCTGCAGAAAAGCAAGCTGAGGCAGCTGTGGAAGAGAAGGcagtggcagaagcagcagaaaagCAAGTTGAGGCAGCTACGGAAGAGAAGGCAGAAGCCACGGAAGAGCGGGTAGAGGCAGCTGTGGAAGAGAAGGCCGTGGCAGAAGCCACAGTAGGGGCAGCTGTGGAAGAGAAGGCCGTGGCAGAAGCCACAGTAGAGGCAGCTGTGGAAGAGAAGGCTGTGGCAGAAACCACGGAAGAGCAGGTAGAGGCAGCTGTGGAAGAGAAGGCCATGGCAGAAGCCACAGTAGAGGCAGCTGTGGAAGAGAAGGCTGTGGCAGAAACCACGGAAGAGCAGGTAGAGGTAGCTGTGGAAGAGAAGGCCGTGGCAGAAGCCACAGAAGAGAAGCTAAACAAGTCAAAAGAGGCATTGGCCTCAAAAGAAACGCTGTTGGCAGCTGGAAATGCCACTACACCTGCAGAGGGCAAAGAGCCAGCTAATGAAATGCAAACGGAAGAAAAAGTTGAAGTAGCTGTTAAGgtagaaaaagagagagatgaccTGATGGAAGAGGGAGATGGTGCTAAGGTagaaaaagaagaggagaaagatgACCTGATGGAAGAGGGTGAAGGTAACAGGGATAGGAGAAGTACTTGTGGGTGGATTACTTGATGGATTTGACTTGCTAACCAGGGGTAAAAGTTACTTTTCCATTCAGAATTTTCTGTTTGCCAAAGACTAATGGAAGGTCTCAAACAAGGGGCACTTGGGTATAAAATCCTCCAAGTAACTGGCTTCAGTTAAGTTTCAAGGAGCAATGAATAGTTTTAGTTTCCGTCTAATGCTTAACTAACTGCAAAGCAAAATCTTTATGTGGATATCATTTTGGGTGCTGTGGCTAGCTTCAGTGGTAATGTTTGGAAAGCAATAACTAGGCTGGTAGAGAATACTGAATGGATGTCCACTTGCATGTATCTGGGTTTATTGCACTAACCTTCAAATAATTTGAACCACAAATTGCCTCTGGTCCTAATCTCCAATTCTAGACCATGGGGCAGTAAAGTAGAATCCACTGAATTGATACATAAAATAGAAATCTCCTTGTTATGAGAATTGGAACTCTTCTGTGGAATCTCAGTGACTGAAGAATGAACTTCGTTGTGAAACTTAAATTTAATATCTGATAGGCTTTAAAATTCCATTGTAAATAGGTGCTAGCTAGTACAAGCTTCTTCCTATGTAGCTTTTCATGTCGTTCTGCTTCCCTGCTTCATTTAGCTGCTTAACTATTCTAACAAACCAGAAAACAAACTCCATATGCTTTCCAAAATAACATACACTTACACTTTAAGAGGCTATAAATCATCACATGGTATTTTGATATTCTGACAATCAGAATGACTGCATGCTTGTGCCAGTTGAGCTATTCGCAGCCTCATTTAATAGTGACCGAATATCCATGCAGTTTCTTAATTTCCTTAGCAATCTCtggacaatattaaaggcatcTCCCATGTTGAACATCAGTGGAACTGTCTGTACCAATCACAAAGGATGTAATGTAGCTACActgtaaagcagtggctctcaacccttcCAGACTATTGTACGCCTTTCTGCAGTCTGATCTGAATATAaatatacttacatttcaatgtatagtatatagagcagtataaacaagtcatagtctgtatgcaattttagtttgtactgacttcgctaatgctttttatgttgcctgtcgtaaaactaggcaaatatcaagatgagttgatgtaccccttgacCTCTagatacccccaggggtatgcatactcctggtcgagaaccactgctgtaaagtATCTTCCGTTACCATATATTGTGCAGATATAGACCCTTGTATTCTTTCTCTTGCCTCAAACTCAGTCTGTACCCACAAGAAAAATAGTTCTTAACTCTTATTTCCCAGATAAGAAAAAAAGCACACTGATGTCCATTTATTAACTTTGGGAGTGCTTATTTGACAACCTCATCCTGGTCTAATAGTCTTGTCCTCCAGCCTCAAGTTTTAGTCACGTTTGCAGAGGTACATTATCTAAAAGTGTCTTATTAGGAACCTAAACACCTAGCATCTTTATTCTCACTCTAATCAATTAAGTCTCATACATAGAAACTTGGTCTGCTTTTGTAGCAGGTATGCCATTGCCAATATGGCTGTTGAATCTGGCTCTAGTTATGGCAGTTACCACAGTTGACCTCCCACACCCATGTTCTTTTTGTCAAAAGTAACTGGCTTCCTCAAGAAAAGTAAAATTTGACCAGCTCACAAGCTGGTTTCAGCTTCCGAACACAACAGAGCCTGCTTTTTCCAGATATATATTAGATTGCCAAGCTTGTATAGGATACCAATTGTGGTGTATAGCAAGCTTTCCCATCCACTTTCCTTATGTATCAGATGGTTTGTGCCCAAAAGTAAATGCTGGCCGCCATCCACTccacttcccctcccgccccctttcCCCTGGCTTCCCATTGCTAGGATTAATTATGTAACTCTACATTTAAAGCACTTTGCTGCCCCATAAATTCACAAGCTGAACTGGTACTTCAAAATAACAAGTTGCCTGATAAAATCTTCTAGTTGTCTGAAATCATAAGCAGTTTGCATTTGAGTTTTAGACACAGCTACCACACATGGGGTCAGAAATACTATCTTGCTGAAAACATTTGTGACTTGTAGGATGACATACCAGTCATTGGATGTCTGTttacaactccattgacttcactgggagctccCAGGTAATACATCCGAATTTAGCCCTAAATAAACTTCCATTCTAGGCAGTACTAAGTCAGAAAATTTTAATGTTAAACTGCTACTGTAGAGCTACAGTAACTAATGTTTTTAGCAAGGTGGGTAGTGCAAAGGCTGCAATGTCACTTTGACTGTCCTAAAGTTGCACATAATACTCATTGTGAGAAAGGGGAGATGCttacctttaattaaaaaaaaaaaaaaaaaaaaaaacggagcCAGGCAAAATAGAATGTCTAACTGTGTATAGCAAATATCATCATTCTCCTCCACAAACTTCCCTTGCAGAAACAGAAGGATCAGATGAGGAAGATAAAGAAAATGACAAAACTGAAGATGATAAAGAAAATGACTCAACCATTGAAAATAAGGTGAGCTCTTTTGACTTAGATTGATGTTGTGTTCTTCCACATTAACTGAGAACTAATGCTTATGGCTGAATGGCATTGGTTAGATCCAGGCACAGAAGTGTTCTATTCCTGACCTCGGGTCCTCGTCATTGTCTGGTAATCCTGACACCTTTGCAGACACTTCACAGTGAAAATATTACGATCGGCATATTTCTAGTAGTCTTGGGATCAAACTATTGTCACTTGTGAACTAATGCCCCCAAGGTGATGGTATTACACTTGTCCTACTTTGCCTTCTGGGTCCTTGCCTGACTAATACATTTGCGAAGTGGTGGTTGTGCAGTTACACATTTTCTCTGGACCAATAACTGCACTCTGGCAGGCAGTGCAGATCTAGATTGTACCAGACTGCAGTAGTCTCACAATGACCATACTTCAGCATCCCCACTTGTAACACCCATCTGATTCTCCACTAATCTGTTAAAAGCTTATATCCCCCTCTTTACTTCCACACCTCAGTAATTTGGGGTAAGGTGGATTTGACAGGGTTGGGAAGGAAGAAAGTAGTTCTGGCCACTCATGGATGAGCCTCTGTGGGGCAGTTGCAGCCAGTCAGCACAAGGATATGCATAATCACTAGCTCAGGGGGACTGTGTGGCTCTCCTGCGTATCAGTGCAGGAATTGCATCATTTGAATTTTAACTATGGTGCTGTAGCAATTCAGCACACCTAGTCCCTGACTTAAAGGGCTTGCTTAACATGGGGTTTCTCAACCCATGGGTTGAAACGCAAaaattgggtcaccagaatgtGTCCGTGTCACAGAActggctgggctcagctctccACATTAGGTGTTGTGGTCTGGTGCGCTGGGTTCCAGCATCACTCAAGTTTGGCCCCTCTGTCACAGTGACCAGGTTGGACCAAACGTGAGCAAAGTTGTGACTGCCTAGAGTGGGGAGCAGAGCCCAATCAGTCCCACAGGACACAAGTTGAGAGGGAATGGTTGGTGTCATGTTCACCAGTAATACCGTCTGCCCATGGGGGTGTGTATGTGCGCCCCTTTTTTTGGAGAGTTATTGACTCACCACACCTCtgccctccagttccttctccagaCTTCCTAACTCCTTCACTGAACCCCTAGGCCCCCTGATCTCTGCCCCTCATGGGCCATGGGGGAGCATGTTTTGGCAGAGATGTCTTAGCTTGCTTTACCCGTTGGTGGGGGTTTTTGCCAGTTCGCATCTGACCAGAGCATCTGGGATTTTAGCACTGAGCCCCCCTGCCAGATGGACCCTTGTGGGGAGGTGGGCCCAGTGTGTAGAGTCTGGGGGCATCTTAGGGTGTGGTAGTGGTGTCTCTGGGTTGTGACAGGTCATCAGGGTTGACAaatgggtcctgacccaaaaaggttGAGATCATCTGGTTAAACATACACCATATTTTAGCAGGCCACTACACAACTGCTTTAAATAGAATTTCTTTACCCGGTTGTGTTGGTATTGCCATTTGCGTCTAATGGATTACCTTGCTTTTACAACCTTATTGAGGTTTCGCTTTAGCTCCTTTATCTTCTAATTCCTGGTCCTCTTACTTAGTAGCATCTTAAAATTAAACAGAGTTCCAAGGTAATGTTTGCAGAGGTTTTCAGTAGTATTCAAATGACTGTAAATAAACTGGAGATGTAGTCTTAAACAGAAACTGAAATCAAGAACTCGTATCTTGAGTCTCAACTAACCTGAAAATAGACAGCTGCATCAGCTTGGGACAGTCTGTAGCTGCAGTGACAAACGAAACAACTTACTATGGCTTTAAACCTTAAATTCCTGATGAGCACCTTTGCTACATTGTTGCACATTGCTTCACTGAGACACCTCTtcgtttttaaaataaaattagaatatAATTCTAGTCTTTTCAGGAAAGTGAAGAGGATGAAGTTGGAAATCTGGAGCTGGCCTGGGATATGCTGGAGTTGGCAAAAGTAATCTATAAAAGGTAAAACTTTACACCTCTTGATCtgagtctgtttaaaaaaaataaataaataaaggaactTACAGGAAACCACTGGGGAATTGGCATAATAGAGGTACATGAGATAAAGAGGTGGAAGCCTCTGATCAGGGTTTTTATAGCAAACTAACCAAAGTTTTCTTGATTTAGACAGGAAACAAAAGAAGCTCAGCTCCACGCTGCTCAGGCTCACCTGAAACTAGGAGAAGTTAGCGTTGAATCCGGTAAACTGTCTGTCTGAAATCTGATTGTACATAAAGTGCTGCAGTGTTAAACTGGCTTAACTTCTTGCTAACTTTCACCCCATCTCACCCACCACATACACCtctgacccgatataacacgaattcagatataacgcggtaaagcagcgctctggggggacGAGGCTGCGCACACCAGCAgatcaaagtaagttcgatataacacggtttcacctataatgcagtaagatttttttttttttttggctcccaaggacagcgttatatcggggtagaggtgtacttatttaAAACGGTCAGAGGTGATTCAGATTGCTGGAGACATCAGATAAACTTCAGACCACATGGGGGAGGTGCCCACAAGTTTGAATAGTCTTGGGACAGATCAGGGAATAAGCCAATTACCTGCCAACTGAATTCTTGAGCAAAGTGGGGGAAGGCCATGTTGAGACTCAATTTGCTTTCATTTCTGGAATAGAAATAGCAGTGGCTTGGAAATAGGCTTGTACACAATAGCCACTCTTGAATGTGGCTCCAGCAACTCTAGGATATGGAGAACTTTTTCACCTTCAGTAGTAGGCCAGAAGCCAAACACACCAAACCGCTGTCCGAATGAGATGGAAAAATACAAATTGAGAACGTGTTGGGTTCTAAAAATGGGCAGACTCCCCAAAACACTCAAGTTGGCTTCTTGGTGGTGGTGAATGCAATTGCTTAATCCTGAGATTTTTGCCTCCGCTTGAAGTCTGCCTCTCCCCTTGAAACACTGTAGTTCTTTATCATCTTTGCCCCTGTTTTCTGTTTGGCTAGAAAGTGGTTTCAGACTGAATTCATCTGGGAAGGTTCTGTGGGTTAGGACTGCAAACTAGGGTTGTGTGTATGCCACCTCAGTAAAATCAATGGGGGAATTGCAGTTTGAGGGTGGAATTATCCTCGAGCAGCTTTATTTCTTAATGTTAAAAGGTGCACTCTTGGCCAATAGTCTTATCAATGGTAGGTAAAATAATCAGAGTGATATAATTTAGAGTAAGCAACTGAACACAAATACCTAGTCTGCTTTTGTCACACTTTCCCTGCTTCACCTGTATAGTCTTCTTCCCGTGCTTCTGTAGGAAAGAGGAAACACTTTTAAAGTAACTGTCTAAATCACTGCTGAAATGTGGGGGGAGAGTTGGGCAGGGAAGTGTAACACTATATGAAACTGACTAACTCAAGTTGAGTGTCTCTTTAATTGTTAGCATCCCTCAGTGAGGCAACGGCTTTCAGTTCATACAGAATCGAAGAGCAGTCTATGGAATAAATTAGATGGG
Above is a window of Emys orbicularis isolate rEmyOrb1 chromosome 8, rEmyOrb1.hap1, whole genome shotgun sequence DNA encoding:
- the NASP gene encoding nuclear autoantigenic sperm protein isoform X3; this translates as MKSAAARAEPAPGPPPSCRMEEELAAPSTSADKTDSMDVDGEAKKLLGLGQKHLVLGNIPAAVNAFQEAASILGKKYGETADQCAEAFFYYGKSLLELARMENGVLGNALEGVQVEEEGEKAEDDSMVENADNIDETEGSDEEDKENDKTEDDKENDSTIENKSFQESEEDEVGNLELAWDMLELAKVIYKRQETKEAQLHAAQAHLKLGEVSVESENYAQAIEEFQACLALQQKYLEVHDRLLAESHYQLALAYHYNSQFDEAILQFSKSVEVIDKRMVMLTERIKKAEGGSTEDEKEIEELKGLLPEIKEKIEDSKESQKSARVAELALKATLVGGATSSFTQSEESCSVSTIPVRKPADGASQCVTDISHLVRKKTEKRPQVEAGAAVQSTV